A single window of Nocardioides kongjuensis DNA harbors:
- a CDS encoding DinB family protein — protein MTTEQAAEITPDTKDWTWVLDRPCPDCGFDPAAVDRVAFGDAIRDNTDFWVAVLADPRAGERPEPTVWSPTEYACHVRDVHRVFLGRVEQMLAEDDPRFANWDQDETAVAERYDEQRAADVVPDLVAAADAVADAYDRVAEDAWGRPGRRSNGSLFTVETLGSYHLHDLVHHRWDVRWIMGE, from the coding sequence ATGACGACTGAGCAGGCCGCCGAGATCACCCCGGACACCAAGGACTGGACCTGGGTGCTCGACCGCCCGTGCCCCGACTGCGGGTTCGACCCCGCCGCGGTCGACCGGGTCGCCTTCGGTGACGCGATCCGCGACAACACCGACTTCTGGGTGGCCGTGCTCGCCGACCCCCGCGCCGGGGAGCGGCCCGAGCCGACGGTCTGGTCGCCGACCGAGTACGCCTGCCACGTCCGCGACGTGCACCGCGTCTTCCTCGGCCGGGTCGAGCAGATGCTCGCCGAGGACGACCCGCGCTTCGCCAACTGGGACCAGGACGAGACCGCCGTCGCGGAGCGGTACGACGAGCAGCGGGCCGCGGACGTCGTCCCCGACCTGGTGGCGGCCGCCGACGCCGTCGCCGACGCCTACGACCGGGTCGCCGAGGACGCCTGGGGGCGTCCGGGACGGCGCAGCAACGGCAGCCTCTTCACCGTCGAGACCCTCGGCAGCTACCACCTGCACGACCTGGTGCACCACCGCTGGGACGTCCGGTGGATCATGGGCGAGTGA
- a CDS encoding DUF3046 domain-containing protein gives MRHTEFWARMERNLGEAYAHVWADSFVIGTLDHRTPSEALAAGVSPKEVWRAVWEVRELPDSER, from the coding sequence GTGAGGCACACCGAGTTCTGGGCACGCATGGAGCGCAACCTCGGTGAGGCCTACGCCCACGTGTGGGCCGACAGCTTCGTGATCGGGACGCTCGACCACCGCACCCCGAGCGAGGCGCTGGCCGCCGGCGTCTCGCCCAAGGAGGTCTGGCGCGCGGTCTGGGAGGTCCGCGAGCTGCCGGACAGCGAGCGATGA